From Tiliqua scincoides isolate rTilSci1 chromosome 2, rTilSci1.hap2, whole genome shotgun sequence, the proteins below share one genomic window:
- the LOC136638533 gene encoding cytochrome P450 1A1-like, producing the protein MNFAFAEVSSLEVAIAFFTAAAVLISVQTLMGRIKRKPPLPPGPWSLPIVGNLFQLGKYPYVSFDRMRKKYGDVFQIRMGMVPVVVVNGMETVKQVLLRDGESFAGRPDMHTFSFFADGESLSFSVKYGQSWKLQKKIAGKALRSLAKSEAKSSSFSCLLEEHVCAEASELVKTFMDLSTKEGCFDPAASITLTVANIVCALCFGKRYDHSDKEFLSVVKINHDLVEVLGTFNPADFIPCLRYLPLPAAKAARAFYGKLNNFVSQHVEDHYPTYDKNHLRDITDALISISNEERTNEKAATLSNKKIIITVNDIFGAGFGTLSSCFQWIFLYLINNPEIQTKIQEEIDETIGVKPPRFDDRKNLHYTEAFINEIFRHTSFIPFSIPHCTTKDTVLNGYFIPQNTCVYINLYQVNHDETLWVDPYLFNPKRFLNENGELKKSLAEKVLIFGMGIRKCLGEEVARNEIFVILTTILQRLKLEKPPEDQLDLTPICGLSMVPKPYRIQEEGRGAGSVSTESLLRRKRVPLPGPHGAFCAAYKLQKVSTAVVWGCWKQPQTAALETPAAQKAPWGPRLPPPFPLVFKGGMEEAAARK; encoded by the exons ATGAATTTTGCATTTGCAGAGGTTTCCTCCTTGGAGGTGGCCATTGCCTTTTTTACAGCGGCAGCTGTTTTAATTTCTGTTCAAACTTTAATGGGGAGAATTAAGAGAAAGCCACCCCTTCCACCAGGACCATGGTCTCTACCCATTGTAGGGAATCTTTTCCAGCTCGGAAAGTATCCTTATGTTTCATTTGATCGCATGAGGAAGAAATATGGAGATGTGTTCCAGATCAGGATGGGCATGGTTCCTGTGGTGGTCGTGAATGGCATGGAGACGGTTAAACAGGTGCTGTTAAGAGATGGGGAGAGTTTTGCTGGCAGGCCCGACATGCAtaccttttctttctttgccGATGGGGAGAGCCTGTCATTTTCGGTGAAGTATGGACAGAGCTGGAAGCTTCAGAAGAAAATTGCCGGCAAAGCTCTGCGATCTCTTGCCAAATCAGAGGCCAAGTCCTCCTCTTTCTCTTGTCTTCTGGAAGAGCATGTCTGTGCTGAAGCTTCAGAACTGGTGAAAACCTTCATGGATCTCTCAACCAAAGAAGGCTGCTTTGATCCTGCTGCCAGCATAACTCTTACCGTTGCTAACATTGTCTGCGCCCTCTGCTTTGGCAAGAGGTACGATCACAGTGACAAAGAGTTTCTGAGTGTAGTTAAGATAAATCATGATCTTGTGGAAGTCTTGGGAACTTTCAATCCAGCTGATTTTATACCCTGTCTTCGTTATCTGCCTCTCCCTGCTGCCAAGGCTGCTCGTGCATTTTATGGGAAATTGAATAACTTTGTGTCACAACATGTAGAGGACCATTACCCTACTTACGATAAG AACCATCTCAGAGATATTACTGATGCTCTGATTAGTATAAGTAATGAAGAAAGAACTAATGAGAAAGCTGCAACCTTATCTAATAAGAAAATAATAATTACTGTTAATGACATATTTGGAGCTG GTTTTGGTACTCTCTCATCATGTTTCCAATGGATTTTTCTGTACTTGATAAACAACCCAGAAATTCAAACAAAAATTCAAGAAGAAATTG ATGAAACAATTGGGGTAAAACCACCAAGATTTGATGATCGAAAAAATCTGCATTACACAGAAGCTTTCATCAATGAAATCTTTAGACACACCTCTTTTATCCCCTTCAGCATACCTCACTG CACCACCAAAGATACCGTTCTCAACGGGTATTTTATTCCCCAGAACACTTGTGTCTACATTAACTTGTATCAAGTAAATCATGATGA AACCTTGTGGGTGGACCCTTACCTGTTTAATCCTAAGagatttctgaatgaaaatggTGAACTGAAGAAGAGTTTGGCTGAGAAGGTTTTGATTTTTGGAATGGGGATACGAAAGTGTCTGGGTGAAGAAGTAGCACGTAATGAGATTTTTGTTATACTCACCACCATCTTGCAACGGCTTAAGCTGGAGAAGCCCCCTGAAGATCAACTTGATCTCACTCCAATCTGTGGACTATCTATGGTACCTAAACCATACCGAATTCAA gaggaggggagaggagctggCTCAGTCAGCACTGAGAGTCTTCTTCGGAGAAAACGCGTGCCGCTTcccggcccccacggagccttctgcgcagcttacaagctgcaGAAGGTCTCCAcggcagtggtctggggctgctggaagcagccccagactgctgcccTGGAGACCCCCGCGGcgcagaaggctccgtggggacctcggctgcctcctccgttcccccttgttttcaaagggggaatggaggaggcagctgcgcggaagtaa